A window of Magallana gigas chromosome 8, xbMagGiga1.1, whole genome shotgun sequence genomic DNA:
AGATTCAAAGGTTCATTCAACTGCTACCACAAACTGTAATGGTGGCAGTGGTTTGCAGCAATGGactagtccgaaatatctgacgtttttctggcttttttaacgattttgatatttacttgccaggaaaacgtcagaaCCGGCGCCAGAACTGGAGCCTCAATAATGCTTTGAAGCAAACCAATCTTGCAATATTCTTCTCTGAAGTCCAATCCCCTGAATTTTATAAACGattaaaaaagccagaaaaacgtcagatatttcggactacaATGGACAAGTGTAGAACAGTACATGTTTGCAATTGAATATTTACTGCACTCTTGATCTATATACCTTACAACCACCAATTGTATTCATAACTCATTGAATGCAAattcatcaataaaataaaatgatgtaatAGTGAACATGCAATTgttctgctggcatattttatAACTGTAATTATATCATCATGTACtatcaaaagtacatgtactctaCCTAATGTCTCTGGACAAATGaaagttatcattttaaaaatctgagTGCTGATGTACGTCCACTCTAACACAAACTGTCTGATAAGTTCTTCTCTCAACTTAAGCTTGTTCTGTGAAAGGCGGGTTACCTGAAATTATAAGTTATAGTATTGATTTTCTTCATCTTATCAAGTTCTGAATAATCATTCCAgaattactgtggtttcatcaatattgaaTGGATGTAAATTTTTTGTGGATTTCAATATTAAATTGCAAAAGATTATTCACAGGAgaacaaaattcacaaaattttatttggttcaattttttttcatagaacAAATATCTATAgcatttaaaaagtatttgagATAGAGTCAAACCTTAAAAGTCATTATCTTGAAATTCATAAAAACCAGAAAAAACTATGTAAAAGCCAAAGATTCAAGAGAAAAAGATTACCATACATAAAGAAACTGTTGTTCATACATGTTCTTCCAAATTACCGgtactttgatatttaaatgtttttagaGTAATCAATTTTTTAGATATCCACTTTCAACTGTACAAACATCTCGGTCATAAGCTTAGATCTCACAATCGTTAGCATGCGTACCTTTTCCATGCTTTTCAACACGACACCCTCCACCCAGTTCAAGTGCTCAGAAAGTGAGCATGAGGTGTCCCAGAGATTACCATACTCCTGCAagactataaaaataatatccaTTGCATAAGAGATTGATAAACCTTAAGTTTgcttaaaaaaatgcatgtaaataaaaactgtACCACTAGCTGACTTTTGTTACACATTGCTTAGcccaaaaaaatttgatttttcagtttacatctttttttttctaatgtatAACATAAATTTGAAGTACCAGGTAAGAAATATCGCACAGAGATCAAGATTTAGGGATtgtctgacgtcatatactgcaagtgagtgcaaataaatcaaatgcacTCTCAGTGAGAAGTAATGAGTAATGAATCTAGAGAAAACTGAGAGAAACAAGGTCTGTAAAAATTGAATCTCTAGTACCGATACATTGtaagtaccggtatatgtacTTCTGCAGTTATGTATAGTTACACTGATAGACAAGGTCGGCACCAATGGAAGCAGGAGAGAAGTGGTAGAACAGAGGCGTGTTTTTGAATGTCCGTTGGAGTTGATGCCAGGCCCTCTGAATGGTTGCCGCGGTGTCTCGACTCTCCACCACTGAGTTAGCGGTGATACTCATGTGGTTCAGCTGGATCTGTCTCAAGAAACTGGTCTTGAATCGATAACATGCTAACAAAAAAAGCAAATctataatataaatacaataaaacatgcttataacgaaCTGCCAGGGACAGGCTATTTTGCTTTGTTATGCGTTATTCgtcatactgtggaatcattaaaattcatgggggccaattttcgtggctTGCTTCAATTTTACaagttcgtggggacgtaattttgtgtattctcTTATacttacaaaaggaaatatgactttataaccctaatttatttattgtggAGGGTGTTAATTCATGGGTAAAAGGAACCcacaaattccacgaaaattgaacttccacgaaatctaatgattccacagtatctgtcaagtttacaacatgtaacaTAGTCATAGGGAATGAAAGtcacttcgctgtaagtgtCAATTCGCTACAAGCGTGTTTGCTATAGCAATGTTTTACTATACCAGTCTGCATGCAAACATTGGCCCCTCTATAAAGAAGCTATTAAAGgtcttaagaaatattttacctttaattTTGGCATACTTGATGATTGGAGGAATACAGTAAAGTCCATCTTGATGCcagtgaagaagattttttacaaaattcttCAAAGTCAGCATAAGGCTGTAGAGACAATTAAAAAAGCATATTGTGCTAAATTTAATGGGCAAAAAATCTAATTCTGTATCTTTATTATTCCAAATGTGAAATTCATCTAATAGCAAGAATTGGCTATGCCGTTTAACCGAAACATAATTATAGCTTAGACTATTTAAGAATACATGAAATACACaattctatttacatgtatgcacaCAGTTCTGAAATGATTGCAAATGaacaaaagtaaaataatcatgCAATCATATTACTGTTAACATATTTTTGACGTGTACGATATTTGttggaaattagtttttgaacaagttggcgtggatttgaattagcacACTCTTGAATGTGACCATTCAAGGATAcgcatggcatttagcgatgtactttaTTTAGCTGAAGCCGCATTCTGCCAAAAGCGCTaaaaagaatacacagccaaatgtagtacatgtatatgtttacagTGCATGTATTTGGTAATCATTcacatgtgtatttttatcatcAACCTGAACTTATGGTATGCTAAATATACTCTGAAGGGAGAGGCTTACCCTGAGGGGAGGGGGACTAAGACATGGGGTAGAAGGAGGCCATTCATGTTCCTGTAGATGATCTGATCGCATCTCTCAATGGCTGCCACCACAAGCGGGTCAGACAACAGTTTCAAGGTCAAAGATGGTATTGACCTCCAAAATTCAACTATTATGTCTCTGATCTGAAAatggttttgaaaaaattaactaaattcaAAATGTGGATCTAGAAGGCAGGAAAGAACATCCATGTCATATATTATCAGTAagcagaagcccaatactttaatcactgagctacgacgatatacaaccaaATAGAacaatataaacagtttaacaaaacatttaaattgccatcttgtgatgtagtgtcttaaaaagtataagtgtaggtgtagtgaggtataACCTTAACCATAAGAATTAGACAATTAATCCCTTTAATCCCTTTCACATAAGATTACTTTGtgctaagtttttttttataaattatcccagtggttcttgagaggaAGCTaataatgtgaaaaatttacagATGGATATTGAGACAGTAGGACAGATGCCAGACAGCCAGACAACAAGGGTTTATAAAAGTTCACTTGAACCTtctgctcaggtgagctaaaaagaaacaaactcACTAATTCTTATACAAAACATTAAGACTAGGTCAGTATGGAAGACTATAAAGTAGAAATTTAAAGAAAGCGATTGAAAACACTTCATACCTGATAAAACTCAGCCCTAAGGACACAATCTAGAAGTCTAACCGCATGCCATCTGTATGTTAAATCCAGAAAATCTTCAACCtttgagaagaaaaaataaggaaaaattttaagaggttttcttttcaatttttttttaatagaaatgtatttattatcaggttctaaatttttattttattttttaccttaaaaaaaagacaatacaTCTTTTACTTTTCAAAGCTAATATATTCTAACTCTTTCCTTGTTTCTGATTAATTATTTAGCAAAAGAAGTTATTTTTAGGTAACTTGTTTTACAAACCACTTGATTCTCTGATTTCAATAATCCAATGTCTTCACAAGTTGGAAAACTGTGTAGtaagggcaataactcttgAGAGTACTCCACCAATATGTTAGAGAATTGCCCATTGGCAAGCTAATCGCCAAGTAATAAATGGAGTAGAAAGCAATTCTTACATGCAATCATATAGAAGAATGTTAattggaatttaaaaaagttatattttatttttatgtaatgaaacaaaacaaaacaaaatagatgACGTTAGTTCTCAAACTTACTGAAGTATTATTctcttttaattgtttttctctGCAAGATAAGAattgtaaaatgaattaattaatgGGTAGTGTTCTCTTAAttcttatttattatatcaaacaaaaaatgaagtCTGAGTAGTAAGACACCATTGTAATCAAAAAAAGTATTTGAATGTTTTGATGTAAAAGTgccttaaaatgaataaacatttcaaattttaaagtttattctCATGAAATAAACCATCAACATTAAAGTAAATACCAGTTAATCTACAAACATGTTTACTGCTAAAATCCCACTTTATAATATCTAGAGTTCATACCTGTCTTTCTGAATTTCCTTCTGTTGTCTCTCAGTTTTAGGTTTAACCCCAATTCCAcaataatgatatctgaaaatattttggaaaaagatgtctgcaagattttttttctaaaggaaAACTGCTGATTTAAATATGAACTACAAGTGTTAAAGTTAAATACAATGCATACAGATGAAAATTAAGGGatttaatgagaaaaaaatcactGATACAGTACTTGAAATCTTCAGTTTATAGgtcaaaacatttcaaataaaaatgcaggatgcattacattttatttcaattaaaaaggggaataactcaatttttctatttttaaacaaaaaaataaaaagtgagttatttccctttccAATATGGCAATTAAGCTGATGTGGGCAGTcccagagaaacttaacattgctttttaaattgttttttggccttataacaaaatttaagtCATGATCAATATCATAACTTTTTACAAAGTTTAACTCCTTTACATTCTACAGAAATATACTAAACATATGTTTCTAATACTGCATTGAGAAAATTTAAGATGTggctttaaatttatataaattgtatCAGAAAGTGTGAAATGAATTCTGATTCATTAACATCtaaagatattaatatcatatgGTTGGATTTAGCTTGTGCATTAATACCTTGTGTGTACTCAGTTTAACccaaattatatcaaaattttacaaattaaaataaaaagcttGATTCAAACTGAAAACATTTCATTGATTCATGAATCCTAATCTAGCAGTTCTAAAGAAACACAGTCCCAGTACTAAAATATTGAATCTTAATTGAGATGACTATCTAGGACAAAAACCTGTTTGATCAAATTGATTCGGTAAAAGATGCCTTGCTTCTGGGAAGATATATCACGATCTAATCAAGAACAGCTGACCTGGTTCATATTCCGGTGAGTAATTTTAGTGATTGGATAAGGTTCTGCTTTCTGGGCAATACACAGTTAGAACCAGCACACGCTTAAactcattttatttcaatgtgggttttttggttttgttttgttttgttttttggggggtttttttcattttttttttggggggggggggctattttACATACACACTGGCTTTACAGAAGCAAaccaaaatgtttttagaaattaAGTAGAATGAAGACAAGGGAATCCATCGATCAATCcaggaatatttttaaaactctaaGTATAAAACATACTTCATAGCTTTGAAGGTTATAATACCAATATGCATGGCGTTCATGGGCATCTGTTGTTGATTTA
This region includes:
- the LOC105339357 gene encoding regulatory factor X 4 isoform X2 gives rise to the protein MTDLEYRVPSPHYLRLTLEDRALCLTSPDDPILSSTKLCVKPSPSDEGIIAELNNARIAMNPQSNSVMTGQSVDEETSTSEDEEDTKGHNPVESIPILGGAHGPVVTKWLKSHFVVQPNNSLSRGDIFQAYIVHCERNNITHCNPATFGKILRSIFPDVKTRRIGTRGNSRYHYCGIGVKPKTERQQKEIQKDREKQLKENNTSLANGQFSNILVEYSQELLPLLHSFPTCEDIGLLKSENQVVEDFLDLTYRWHAVRLLDCVLRAEFYQIRDIIVEFWRSIPSLTLKLLSDPLVVAAIERCDQIIYRNMNGLLLPHVLVPLPSGLMLTLKNFVKNLLHWHQDGLYCIPPIIKYAKIKACYRFKTSFLRQIQLNHMSITANSVVESRDTAATIQRAWHQLQRTFKNTPLFYHFSPASIGADLVYQFLQEYGNLWDTSCSLSEHLNWVEGVVLKSMEKVTRLSQNKLKLREELIRQFVLEWTYISTQIFKMITFICPETLGPLYLLDMFYRDYMLFLLERWDVQ
- the LOC105339357 gene encoding regulatory factor X 4 isoform X1; translation: MTDLEYRVPSPHYLRLTLEDRALCLTSPDDPILSSTKLCVKPSPSDEGIIAELNNARIAMNPQSNSVMTGQSVDEETSTSEDEEDTKGHNPVESIPILGGAHGPVVTKWLKSHFVVQPNNSLSRGDIFQAYIVHCERNNITHCNPATFGKILRSIFPDVKTRRIGTRGNSRYHYCGIGVKPKTERQQKEIQKDREKQLKENNTSLANGQFSNILVEYSQELLPLLHSFPTCEDIGLLKSENQVVEDFLDLTYRWHAVRLLDCVLRAEFYQIRDIIVEFWRSIPSLTLKLLSDPLVVAAIERCDQIIYRNMNGLLLPHVLVPLPSGLMLTLKNFVKNLLHWHQDGLYCIPPIIKYAKIKACYRFKTSFLRQIQLNHMSITANSVVESRDTAATIQRAWHQLQRTFKNTPLFYHFSPASIGADLVYQFLQEYGNLWDTSCSLSEHLNWVEGVVLKSMEKVTRLSQNKLKLREELIRQFVLEWTYISTQIFKMITFICPETLGPLYLLDMFYRDYMLFLLERWDVPYYEDH